Proteins from one Penaeus vannamei isolate JL-2024 chromosome 8, ASM4276789v1, whole genome shotgun sequence genomic window:
- the LOC113805430 gene encoding probable cytochrome P450 49a1, with amino-acid sequence MVLLVKKRALLASLSRRAVISRCLGSSSIQEQLAVPLEEEIRDAKPISEIPGPKSYPVVGSLLTIMKGHQFDKMAAHKFYLHMRDTHGHIYRMTVPIAGNFTVVSNPDDCEKLLRVTMHNPQRLPLDSIKAVREETVDGFFKENTGLLLENGEKWWRVRSKVQTPMMKPKMVGAYLQQMDEVSREFTDRIAQLQEEHGEMPSDFQFELYKWALESVSLVALNRRMGCLNPDVAQDSETVRLIGIVNGIFQALNDLEMGSMLWRLVRTPTYNTLKRRHGEFLEIAMRNIQETEAAILAEDPENERELSLMETLLLTEGLTRKDVLTLILDMLTAGIDTTSHTLGFALYLLARNPQAQAKLHEELDTVLGDHQGPLLPKHMAQLSYLKAVIRETLRIFPIAIAMVRILDQDAVLGGYVLPKGEKVIYPNMIAAWDEHYFPRAKEFIPDRWLRGRPLGPIHPYASLPFGAGTRMCIGRRIAEQEMYTFLARVMQRFTIDYKYEDVDIRTRLVCMPSQPLRFSFTERR; translated from the exons ATGGTTCTCCTCGTGAAGAAAAGAGCTCTGTTGGCATCCCTGTCCAGACGAGCTGTCATCTCCCGTTGCCTTGGCTCCTCCAGCATCCAAGAACAGCTGGCAGTCCCCCTCGAAGAAGAAATACGGGATGCCAAGCCCATTTCTGAAATTCCTGGACCTAAATCTTATCCTGTGGTTGGTTCTCTGTTAACCATTATGAAGGGACATC AGTTCGACAAGATGGCGGCTCACAAATTCTACCTCCACATGCGCGACACTCACGGCCACATCTATCGCATGACCGTCCCCATCGCCGGCAACTTCACGGTCGTCTCCAACCCCGACGACTGCGAGAAGCTACTACGCGTCACCATGCACAATCCTCAGCGCTTGCCTTTGGATTCCATTAAGGCGGTGAGAGAAGAGACGGTCGACGGCTTCTTCAAGGAAAACACGGGGCTCTTGCTCGA GAACGGAGAGAAGTGGTGGCGCGTGAGGAGCAAAGTCCAAACCCCGATGATGAAACCGAAGATGGTGGGGGCCTATCTCCAACAGATGGACGAGGTGTCCAGAGAATTCACAGATAG GATAGCACAGCTGCAGGAGGAACACGGTGAAATGCCGAGTGACTTCCAGTTCGAATTATATAAGTGGGCGCTTGAAT CCGTGAGTCTGGTGGCTCTGAACCGCCGTATGGGATGCCTCAATCCGGACGTGGCCCAGGATTCCGAAACGGTCCGGTTGATAGGGATTGTCAATGGCATTTTCCAGGCATTGAACGACTTGGAAATGGGGTCGATGCTCTGGAGGCTCGTCCGCACGCCCACGTACAACACTCTCAAAAGGAGACATGGCGAATTCTTAGA GATTGCGATGCGAAACATCCAGGAGACAGAGGCCGCTATTTTGGCCGAGGATCCTGAAAACGAGCGCGAATTGTCCCTGATGGAAACGCTTCTGCTGACGGAGGGACTGACAAGGAAAGACGTCCTGACGCTTATTCTCGATATGCTCACTGCAGGCATCGACACG ACCTCCCACACGCTAGGCTTCGCGCTGTATCTCTTGGCACGCAACCCCCAAGCACAGGCAAAGTTGCATGAGGAATTAGACACTGTCCTTGGTGACCATCAGGGCCCGCTGCTCCCTAAACATATGGCGCAGTTGTCATATTTAAAGGCCGTGATTCGAGAAACCTTAAG GATCTTTCCAATTGCTATTGCCATGGTAAGGATTCTGGACCAAGACGCCGTTCTAGGAGGATACGTTCTTCCTAAAGGG GAAAAGGTGATATACCCGAACATGATCGCCGCCTGGGATGAGCATTACTTCCCGCGAGCCAAGGAGTTCATCCCGGACAGGTGGCTGCGCGGGCGGCCTCTGGGACCCATCCACCCGtacgcctccctccccttcggcgCCGGCACCAGGATGTGCATCGGCAGGAGGATCGCGGAGCAGGAGATGTACACCTTCTTGGCGAGG GTCATGCAACGCTTCACAATAGACTACAAGTATGAAGACGTAGACATCAGAACCCGCCTTGTCTGCATGCCCTCGCAGCCTCTCAGATTCAGCTTCACTGAGCGCAGATAA